A DNA window from Parabacteroides johnsonii DSM 18315 contains the following coding sequences:
- a CDS encoding OadG family protein — MENIETGLLLMIVGMTTVFAILMIVIYLGKGLIVLVNKYAPEEIIVKKQTTPQRQTAAPAAGITNQATAAIVSAVSVMTGGKGKVVKIEKL; from the coding sequence ATGGAAAACATAGAAACTGGACTTTTGTTAATGATCGTAGGAATGACCACTGTTTTTGCTATCCTGATGATCGTTATCTATCTTGGGAAGGGCCTGATCGTACTGGTAAACAAATATGCGCCCGAAGAGATTATCGTTAAAAAACAAACGACACCACAAAGGCAGACTGCTGCACCGGCTGCCGGCATTACGAACCAGGCAACCGCCGCAATCGTATCGGCTGTAAGCGTTATGACAGGCGGAAAAGGGAAAGTCGTCAAGATCGAGAAATTATAA
- a CDS encoding tetratricopeptide repeat protein yields MGNFFTSLFSSSKAATPEEEKSKNDQKNFDILKYDGVRAQKIGQVAYAIKCFTGALKLQEDFETMTYLVAAYTTANKAEDALEVLNRMVELEPDHINTLLTRVNVLFMLDKDADVIADCRHILELEETNHLAWFLMGKAKRTTSDPLGAIADLTRAIALKEDFTDAYLMRARILLSMQQATEALPDVEKAITLAPEEETSYLLRGRIHEAMGNIDAATADYQNVLELNPFNDEAMLLVGQLLITQGRLDEAITFFDEAIDLKPDFGKAYAERGRAKNLKGDKEGAFEDLKKSIELNPEGDEAQKLEGQHTNFNDMYKGGIF; encoded by the coding sequence ATGGGAAACTTCTTTACATCACTATTCTCTTCCTCTAAGGCAGCAACGCCCGAAGAAGAAAAAAGCAAGAACGATCAGAAAAATTTCGATATTCTGAAATATGATGGTGTCCGCGCCCAGAAGATAGGGCAGGTGGCGTATGCCATCAAATGTTTTACCGGAGCGTTGAAGTTACAAGAAGATTTCGAGACGATGACGTATCTGGTCGCTGCCTATACGACGGCGAATAAGGCAGAGGACGCGCTCGAAGTGCTGAACCGTATGGTGGAGCTTGAGCCGGACCATATCAATACGCTGCTGACAAGGGTGAACGTGCTTTTCATGTTGGACAAGGATGCGGATGTGATCGCCGATTGCCGGCATATTCTTGAATTGGAAGAGACGAACCATCTAGCTTGGTTCCTGATGGGGAAGGCGAAGCGGACGACTTCCGATCCGCTGGGGGCTATTGCCGACCTGACGAGAGCGATTGCTTTGAAAGAAGATTTTACGGATGCCTATTTGATGCGTGCCCGGATATTGTTGTCGATGCAGCAGGCGACCGAAGCGCTTCCCGATGTGGAAAAAGCCATTACGCTGGCTCCGGAAGAAGAAACATCCTACCTGCTGCGCGGTCGTATCCATGAAGCGATGGGAAATATCGACGCTGCTACGGCCGATTATCAGAATGTGTTGGAACTGAATCCGTTCAACGACGAAGCGATGCTGCTGGTCGGCCAGCTCCTGATCACACAGGGACGTTTGGATGAAGCGATCACTTTCTTCGACGAAGCGATCGACCTGAAGCCGGATTTCGGCAAAGCATACGCCGAACGGGGGCGTGCCAAGAACTTGAAAGGGGATAAGGAAGGCGCTTTCGAAGACCTGAAAAAATCCATCGAACTGAACCCCGAAGGCGATGAGGCCCAAAAGTTGGAAGGGCAGCATACGAACTTCAACGATATGTATAAGGGAGGGATCTTCTGA